A region from the Sulfurivermis fontis genome encodes:
- the rplB gene encoding 50S ribosomal protein L2, giving the protein MAIVKLKPTSPGRRFVVKVVNPDLHKGAPHAPLLEKKTKQGGRNHAGRITMRHQGGGHKQHYRVIDFKRNKDGIPGIVERLEYDPNRTSHIALIKYVDGERRYIIAPRGIAAGDEILSGPAAPIKAGNCLPLRNIPVGSTVHCVELKVGKGAQLARSAGASAQLVAREGGYATLRLRSGEMRKVHAECRAVIGEVGNSEHNLKKFGKAGAKRWIGIRPTVRGTAMNPVDHPHGGGEGRTFGKHPTTPWGVPTKGYKTRNNRRTDNMIVRRRNQK; this is encoded by the coding sequence ATGGCTATTGTTAAACTCAAACCGACCTCCCCCGGACGCCGCTTTGTCGTCAAGGTGGTGAACCCCGATCTGCACAAGGGTGCGCCCCACGCGCCGTTGCTGGAGAAGAAGACCAAGCAGGGTGGCCGTAACCACGCGGGCCGTATCACCATGCGGCATCAGGGTGGCGGTCACAAGCAACACTACCGCGTCATCGATTTCAAGCGCAACAAGGACGGTATCCCCGGTATCGTCGAGCGTCTGGAATACGACCCGAACCGTACCTCGCACATCGCGCTGATTAAGTACGTGGATGGTGAGCGCCGTTACATCATCGCGCCGCGCGGCATCGCTGCCGGTGACGAGATCCTGTCCGGTCCCGCCGCCCCCATCAAGGCTGGCAACTGCCTGCCTCTGCGCAACATTCCGGTGGGTTCCACCGTGCATTGTGTCGAGCTCAAGGTTGGCAAGGGCGCCCAGCTGGCTCGTTCCGCCGGTGCCTCGGCGCAGCTGGTAGCGCGCGAGGGCGGCTATGCCACCTTGCGTCTCCGTTCCGGTGAAATGCGCAAGGTGCATGCCGAGTGCCGCGCCGTCATCGGCGAGGTCGGTAACAGTGAGCATAACCTGAAGAAGTTTGGTAAGGCCGGCGCCAAGCGCTGGATCGGCATCCGTCCGACCGTTCGTGGTACGGCGATGAACCCGGTTGACCATCCGCATGGTGGTGGTGAGGGCCGTACCTTCGGCAAGCATCCGACCACCCCCTGGGGTGTGCCGACCAAGGGTTACAAGACCCGCAATAACAGACGCACCGACAACATGATCGTGCGTCGTCGTAACCAGAAGTAA
- the rpsS gene encoding 30S ribosomal protein S19 produces the protein MPRSVKKGPFVDHHLAKKVEQAVASNVKKPIKTWSRRSMILPDMVGLTIAIHNGRQHVPVMVTDNMVGHKLGEFAPTRTFRGHAADKKAKK, from the coding sequence ATGCCGCGTTCAGTGAAAAAAGGGCCGTTTGTCGACCACCATCTGGCGAAGAAGGTCGAGCAAGCTGTAGCCAGCAATGTCAAGAAGCCGATCAAGACCTGGTCGCGCCGTTCGATGATTCTGCCGGACATGGTCGGCCTGACCATTGCCATCCATAATGGCCGTCAGCACGTGCCGGTGATGGTTACCGATAACATGGTTGGCCACAAGCTGGGCGAGTTCGCGCCGACCCGTACCTTCCGCGGCCATGCGGCCGACAAGAAGGCGAAGAAATAA
- the rplV gene encoding 50S ribosomal protein L22, translating to MEVAAKLRYARISPQKCRLVADLIRGMPVERALQTLTFSQKKAADMVKKVLESAIANAEHNEGADIDELKVSKIYVDEGPILKRMHARAKGRGNRISKRTSHITVMVAEK from the coding sequence ATGGAAGTGGCAGCAAAATTGCGCTACGCACGGATTTCGCCGCAGAAGTGCCGCCTGGTCGCCGACCTGATTCGCGGTATGCCGGTGGAGCGTGCCCTGCAGACCCTGACCTTCAGCCAGAAGAAGGCTGCGGACATGGTGAAGAAGGTTCTCGAGTCGGCAATTGCCAATGCCGAGCACAACGAGGGCGCGGACATCGATGAACTGAAGGTGTCCAAGATCTACGTTGACGAGGGCCCGATTCTCAAGCGGATGCATGCCCGCGCCAAGGGCCGTGGCAACCGGATCAGCAAGCGTACCAGTCACATCACTGTGATGGTCGCGGAAAAGTAA
- the rpsC gene encoding 30S ribosomal protein S3 gives MGHKVHPTGIRLGITKDWTSKWYADSKNFPEFLHMDLKVREFLQKKLAQASISRVQIERPARNARITIHTARPGLVIGKKGEDIERLRQEVSEMMKVPVHINIEEVRKPELDATLVAQSIAQQLERRIMFRRAMKRAVQNAMRLGAQGVKINVAGRLNGAEIARSEWVREGRVPLHTLRADIDYGVAEAHTTYGVIGVKVWIFKGEVFDRGEVAGAVAEKAAAN, from the coding sequence ATGGGACACAAAGTTCACCCGACCGGAATCCGCCTGGGCATCACCAAGGATTGGACTTCCAAGTGGTACGCCGACAGCAAGAACTTCCCGGAGTTTCTGCACATGGATCTCAAGGTTCGCGAGTTCCTGCAGAAAAAGCTGGCTCAGGCATCCATCAGCCGAGTGCAGATCGAGCGCCCGGCGCGCAACGCCCGCATTACCATCCATACGGCCCGTCCCGGTCTGGTGATTGGCAAGAAGGGTGAAGACATCGAGCGTCTGCGTCAGGAAGTCTCCGAGATGATGAAGGTGCCAGTGCACATCAACATCGAGGAAGTCCGCAAGCCCGAACTGGATGCCACCCTGGTGGCCCAGAGCATCGCCCAGCAGCTGGAGCGCCGCATCATGTTCCGCCGTGCCATGAAGCGGGCCGTGCAGAACGCCATGCGTCTGGGTGCACAGGGTGTGAAGATTAATGTTGCCGGCCGCTTGAACGGCGCCGAGATCGCCCGTAGCGAGTGGGTACGCGAAGGTCGTGTGCCTCTGCATACCCTGCGTGCAGACATCGATTACGGCGTCGCCGAAGCCCACACCACTTATGGTGTCATCGGCGTCAAGGTATGGATCTTCAAGGGTGAAGTGTTCGACCGCGGCGAAGTTGCCGGCGCAGTGGCCGAAAAGGCTGCAGCCAACTGA
- the rplP gene encoding 50S ribosomal protein L16, with translation MLQPKRTKFRKQHKGRNRGLANSGNKVSFGEFGLKSIERGRLTARQIEAARRAMTRHVKRGGKIWIRVFPDKPITQKPLEVRMGNGKGNVEYWVAQIQPGKMLYEMEGVGEDIAREAFRLAAAKLPLKTAFVTRTVL, from the coding sequence ATGCTTCAGCCCAAACGCACAAAATTCCGCAAGCAGCATAAGGGCCGTAACCGCGGTCTGGCCAATAGCGGCAATAAGGTCAGCTTTGGCGAATTCGGCCTCAAGAGTATCGAGCGCGGTCGACTGACGGCTCGTCAGATCGAGGCTGCCCGCCGTGCCATGACCCGTCACGTCAAGCGTGGCGGCAAGATCTGGATCCGTGTGTTCCCGGATAAGCCGATTACCCAGAAGCCCTTGGAAGTTCGTATGGGTAACGGTAAGGGTAACGTGGAGTACTGGGTGGCCCAGATCCAGCCCGGCAAGATGCTGTATGAAATGGAAGGGGTAGGCGAGGATATCGCCCGTGAGGCGTTCCGTCTGGCTGCCGCCAAGCTGCCCCTGAAGACCGCATTTGTAACCCGTACGGTGCTGTGA
- the rpmC gene encoding 50S ribosomal protein L29 has protein sequence MKANDLRQKGVEELNQELLGLLREQFNLRMQKGTGQLSQPHRVKVVRRDIARIKTILEQKAGKAE, from the coding sequence ATGAAAGCGAACGATTTGAGGCAGAAGGGTGTCGAGGAGCTGAACCAGGAGCTGCTCGGCCTGCTGCGTGAGCAGTTTAACCTGCGTATGCAGAAGGGCACGGGCCAGTTGTCCCAGCCGCACCGCGTGAAGGTCGTGCGTCGTGACATCGCCCGGATCAAGACCATTCTGGAACAGAAGGCAGGTAAGGCAGAATGA
- the rpsQ gene encoding 30S ribosomal protein S17, giving the protein MSEQNKVVRTVTGRVTSDKMDKTITVLVERRVKHPIYGKYVKRSTKLHAHDEHNECKEGDVVTIEECRPISKSKAWRLVKVVEKAS; this is encoded by the coding sequence ATGAGCGAACAAAACAAAGTGGTGCGCACGGTCACCGGCCGTGTCACCAGCGACAAGATGGACAAGACCATTACCGTCCTGGTCGAGCGCCGCGTAAAGCACCCGATCTACGGTAAGTACGTAAAACGTTCCACCAAGCTGCATGCCCATGACGAGCACAATGAGTGCAAGGAAGGGGATGTGGTGACCATCGAGGAATGCCGCCCGATCTCCAAGAGCAAGGCTTGGCGCTTGGTCAAGGTGGTAGAGAAGGCTAGCTGA
- the rplN gene encoding 50S ribosomal protein L14 gives MIQMQTKLDVADNSGARVVQCIKVLGGSHRRYATIGDVIKVSIKEAIPRGKVKKGEVYNAVVVRTAKGVRRADGSLIRFDGNAAVLLNNKLEPIGTRIFGPVTRELRGERFMKIVSLAPEVL, from the coding sequence ATGATACAGATGCAGACCAAACTGGATGTGGCCGACAACAGCGGTGCCCGTGTCGTCCAGTGCATCAAGGTTTTAGGCGGCTCCCACCGCCGTTACGCCACGATTGGCGACGTTATTAAGGTGAGCATCAAGGAAGCCATCCCCCGCGGCAAGGTCAAGAAGGGGGAGGTATACAATGCTGTGGTGGTGCGTACAGCCAAGGGCGTGCGTCGTGCCGATGGCTCCCTGATTCGCTTCGATGGCAACGCTGCCGTGCTACTGAACAACAAACTCGAACCGATCGGTACCCGTATTTTCGGGCCCGTGACCCGCGAGCTGCGTGGCGAGCGTTTCATGAAGATCGTGTCGCTGGCACCTGAGGTGCTGTAA
- the rplX gene encoding 50S ribosomal protein L24 gives MRKIRKGDEVVVLTGRNKGRRGNVLRVLPNDRVVVEGVNMVKKHQKPNPLKGIPGGIVEKEHSIHVSNVALFNSATGKADRVGIKFLEDGRKVRYFKSNGEVVDA, from the coding sequence ATGCGCAAGATTAGAAAAGGTGACGAGGTAGTCGTCCTGACCGGCCGGAACAAAGGGCGTCGTGGCAATGTGCTGCGTGTTCTCCCCAACGACCGTGTAGTGGTCGAAGGTGTGAACATGGTGAAGAAGCACCAGAAGCCCAATCCTCTCAAGGGTATCCCGGGCGGCATCGTGGAGAAGGAACATTCCATCCACGTGTCCAATGTTGCCTTGTTCAACAGTGCGACGGGCAAGGCTGATCGGGTCGGGATCAAGTTCCTCGAGGACGGCCGTAAGGTGCGTTACTTCAAGTCCAACGGCGAAGTCGTGGACGCGTAA
- the rplE gene encoding 50S ribosomal protein L5, translating into MARLKQFYKEKVVPQLMQERGYANVMQVPRISKITLNMGVGEAIADKKVLEHAVADMTKIAGQKPVTTKARKSVAGFKVREGWPIGCKVTLRGDRMYEFLDRLITIAIPRIRDFRGVSAKSFDGQGNYSMGVKEQIIFPEIDYDKIDTLRGMDITITTTATNDDDGRALLRAFNFPFKS; encoded by the coding sequence ATGGCTAGACTGAAGCAGTTTTACAAAGAAAAGGTTGTGCCGCAGCTGATGCAGGAGCGCGGCTATGCCAATGTCATGCAGGTGCCCCGCATCAGCAAAATCACCCTGAACATGGGTGTGGGCGAGGCGATCGCCGACAAGAAGGTGCTGGAACATGCTGTGGCAGACATGACCAAAATCGCCGGTCAGAAGCCGGTTACCACCAAGGCCCGCAAGTCTGTTGCCGGTTTCAAGGTGCGTGAAGGCTGGCCTATCGGCTGCAAGGTTACCCTGCGCGGGGATCGCATGTACGAGTTCCTGGATCGTCTGATTACCATCGCCATACCGCGTATCCGCGATTTCCGCGGTGTCAGTGCCAAGTCCTTCGATGGTCAGGGCAACTACAGCATGGGCGTGAAAGAGCAGATCATTTTCCCGGAAATCGATTACGACAAGATCGATACGCTGCGTGGCATGGATATCACTATCACCACCACGGCGACCAACGATGATGATGGCCGCGCTCTGTTGCGCGCCTTCAATTTCCCGTTCAAGTCTTAA
- the rpsN gene encoding 30S ribosomal protein S14 yields MAKTSMKMRELKRAKLVAKYAAKRAEIKAKLKNPELGFEERDALQLQLQKMPRDSSPVRQHNRCNLTGRPHGYYRKFGLGRNKLREATMRGDVPGLRKASW; encoded by the coding sequence ATGGCGAAGACCTCCATGAAAATGCGCGAGCTGAAGCGCGCCAAGCTGGTAGCCAAGTACGCCGCCAAGCGCGCCGAAATCAAGGCCAAGCTGAAGAATCCTGAGCTGGGCTTTGAAGAGCGCGATGCCCTGCAGTTGCAGTTGCAGAAGATGCCGCGCGATTCCAGTCCGGTGCGTCAGCATAACCGCTGTAATCTGACCGGTCGTCCACACGGCTACTACCGCAAATTCGGTCTTGGTCGCAACAAGCTGCGTGAAGCCACCATGCGTGGCGACGTTCCTGGTCTGCGCAAGGCCAGCTGGTAA
- the rpsH gene encoding 30S ribosomal protein S8: MSMTDPIADMLTRIRNALGAQKQEVSMPSSKLKANIAKLLKDEGFISDFSVDTSSGKAVLKLALKYYQGKPVIEELRRVSRPGLRQYKAKNELPKVRGGLGIAIISTSAGLMTDRAARKAGHGGEVLCFVS, from the coding sequence ATGAGTATGACTGATCCGATAGCCGATATGCTGACCCGTATCCGCAACGCTCTGGGTGCGCAGAAGCAAGAGGTTTCGATGCCGTCCTCCAAGCTCAAGGCAAACATTGCCAAGCTGTTGAAGGATGAAGGCTTTATTTCCGACTTCTCGGTGGATACATCCAGCGGCAAGGCGGTACTGAAGCTTGCTTTGAAGTACTACCAGGGCAAGCCGGTCATCGAGGAACTGCGCCGCGTCAGCCGTCCCGGCCTGCGTCAGTACAAGGCCAAGAACGAGCTGCCGAAAGTCCGTGGCGGCCTCGGTATCGCCATCATTTCCACTTCCGCCGGTCTGATGACCGACCGTGCCGCCCGCAAGGCCGGCCACGGCGGCGAAGTCCTGTGCTTTGTCTCTTAA
- the rplF gene encoding 50S ribosomal protein L6: MARILNPVVIPAGVQVAVEGQALNIKSGKGAVTHVVRDDVSIKMAGNELRFAPQTQTPANIAMVGTTRALVANIFRGLTQGFERKLELVGVGYRAQAQGKTLNLTLGFSHPVKYDAPEGITIETPSQTEIVVKGTDKQKVGQVAADIRAYRPPEPYKGKGIKYADEKIIRKEAKKK, from the coding sequence ATGGCAAGAATTCTCAATCCTGTTGTGATCCCTGCCGGTGTGCAGGTGGCTGTCGAGGGGCAGGCACTCAACATCAAGAGTGGCAAGGGCGCCGTAACTCATGTGGTTCGCGATGACGTAAGCATCAAGATGGCAGGCAATGAGTTGCGCTTTGCACCGCAAACCCAGACTCCGGCCAACATCGCTATGGTTGGAACCACCCGCGCGCTGGTTGCCAACATTTTCCGTGGTCTGACCCAGGGCTTCGAGCGCAAGCTGGAGCTGGTCGGCGTCGGCTACCGTGCCCAGGCGCAAGGCAAGACACTGAATCTGACCCTTGGTTTCTCCCATCCGGTGAAGTATGACGCCCCGGAAGGTATCACCATCGAAACCCCGAGTCAGACTGAAATCGTGGTCAAGGGTACCGACAAGCAAAAGGTAGGGCAGGTGGCCGCAGACATTCGCGCCTATCGTCCCCCCGAGCCGTACAAGGGCAAGGGTATCAAGTACGCGGATGAGAAGATCATCCGCAAAGAGGCCAAGAAGAAGTAG
- the rplR gene encoding 50S ribosomal protein L18, whose protein sequence is MNDKKTSRLRRALRARAKIRELGAYRLCIHRTPRHIYAQVIAPNGSEVVAAASTLQADIKSGLKSTGNIEAAIAVGKAVAEKAKAAGVTKVAFDRAGFKYHGRVKALADAARENGLEF, encoded by the coding sequence ATGAACGACAAGAAAACTTCGCGTTTGCGCCGTGCTCTGCGCGCCCGGGCCAAGATTCGGGAGCTGGGCGCCTATCGCCTCTGCATTCATCGTACCCCGCGCCATATCTATGCGCAGGTGATCGCGCCGAATGGTTCCGAGGTCGTTGCCGCCGCCTCCACGCTGCAGGCCGACATCAAGAGTGGCCTCAAGTCCACCGGCAATATCGAAGCGGCAATCGCCGTGGGCAAGGCCGTGGCGGAGAAGGCCAAGGCTGCCGGCGTTACCAAGGTCGCTTTCGACCGTGCCGGCTTCAAATATCATGGTCGCGTCAAGGCGTTGGCTGATGCCGCTCGCGAAAACGGTCTGGAATTCTAA
- the rpsE gene encoding 30S ribosomal protein S5 → MAGFDVTPSTDGLNEKLIAVNRVSKTVKGGRQFAFSALTVVGDGQGKVGIGTGKAREVPAAIAKAMEKARKNMKQVSVANGTLQHPVTSRHGAAKVYMQPASEGTGIIAGGAMRAVLEMAGVHNVLAKCIGSSNPNNVVRATMNGLVAMSSPEQAAAKRGKTVKEILE, encoded by the coding sequence ATGGCTGGATTTGACGTAACTCCGAGCACCGATGGCCTGAATGAGAAACTCATCGCTGTCAATCGTGTGTCCAAGACGGTCAAGGGCGGTCGCCAGTTCGCCTTCAGCGCACTGACTGTGGTTGGCGATGGCCAGGGTAAAGTGGGCATCGGTACCGGCAAGGCACGCGAAGTACCCGCCGCTATCGCCAAGGCGATGGAAAAGGCGCGCAAGAACATGAAGCAGGTCTCTGTTGCCAACGGTACTCTGCAGCACCCGGTGACGTCCCGTCACGGCGCGGCCAAGGTGTACATGCAACCGGCGTCTGAAGGTACCGGTATCATTGCCGGCGGCGCCATGCGTGCCGTGCTGGAGATGGCTGGTGTACACAACGTCCTGGCCAAGTGCATCGGTTCCAGCAACCCGAATAACGTGGTGCGTGCCACCATGAATGGTCTGGTAGCGATGTCCTCACCCGAGCAGGCAGCTGCCAAGCGTGGCAAGACGGTAAAAGAGATTCTGGAATAA
- the rpmD gene encoding 50S ribosomal protein L30 — protein sequence MAQKNTLKVTLVRSLNGRLAAHKACAAGLGLRRMNQTVEVEDTPCTRGMINKVSYLVKVEGA from the coding sequence ATGGCACAGAAGAACACTCTTAAAGTTACCCTGGTACGCAGCCTGAACGGCCGACTGGCCGCTCACAAGGCTTGTGCCGCCGGCCTGGGTCTGCGTCGCATGAACCAGACGGTGGAAGTGGAAGACACCCCCTGCACCCGCGGCATGATCAACAAGGTGTCTTACCTGGTGAAGGTTGAAGGAGCTTGA
- the rplO gene encoding 50S ribosomal protein L15 — protein sequence MRLNTLKPAEGAKKVGKRLGRGIGSGLGKTSGRGHKGQKARAGGFHKVGFEGGQMPLQRRLPKIGFRSQKAADTAEVRLHELAKVEGDVVDLLALKAANVVGQGIKRVKVIASGTVEKAVTVKGVAVTKGARAAIEAAGGKVEE from the coding sequence ATGCGCCTGAATACGCTTAAGCCCGCTGAAGGGGCCAAGAAGGTTGGCAAGCGACTCGGTCGCGGCATCGGTTCCGGCCTGGGCAAGACTTCCGGTCGCGGCCACAAGGGTCAGAAGGCCCGTGCCGGCGGTTTCCACAAGGTCGGTTTTGAAGGCGGCCAGATGCCGCTGCAGCGCCGTTTGCCCAAGATTGGCTTCCGCTCCCAGAAGGCGGCCGATACCGCTGAAGTGCGTCTGCATGAGCTGGCCAAGGTGGAGGGGGACGTGGTCGATCTGCTGGCGCTGAAGGCAGCCAATGTCGTCGGTCAGGGGATCAAGCGCGTCAAGGTGATTGCCTCCGGTACCGTGGAGAAGGCCGTGACCGTCAAGGGCGTGGCGGTGACCAAGGGTGCGCGCGCGGCCATCGAGGCCGCCGGCGGCAAGGTCGAAGAATAG
- the secY gene encoding preprotein translocase subunit SecY yields the protein MGASRAAMASALGGGKLTELKQRLLFLLGALLVFRIGAHIPVPGIDQIALAALFEQQRGSILDMFNMFSGGALERLSVFALGIMPYISASIIVQLLTKVSPYLEQLNKEGAAGRRKITQYTRIGTLALATFQGIGVAIMLEGQTAGNLPLVVEPGLAFRLVTVVTLVTGTMFLMWLGEQVTERGIGNGISMIIFAGIVAGLPSAIGGTLELARTGELNAVLILVLFAGALAVTAFVVFVERGQRRITVNYAKRQMGRKMYAGQTSHLPLKVNMAGVIPPIFASSIILFPATLGGMFGSAEGMGWLSDLASTLSPGQPLYVGLYAAAIVFFCFFYTALMFDPKDTAENLKKSGAFVPGIRPGEQTARYIDGILSKLTLAGAIYITLVCLLPEFLILYWNVPFYFGGTSLLIIVVVTMDFMAQVQAHLMSHQYEGLMRKANLKGHGGAGFPR from the coding sequence GTGGGCGCCAGTCGTGCCGCGATGGCCAGCGCCCTCGGTGGAGGGAAGCTGACCGAACTCAAACAACGCCTCCTGTTCCTGCTGGGGGCGTTGTTGGTTTTCCGTATCGGTGCGCACATTCCGGTTCCCGGTATTGATCAGATCGCTCTGGCCGCTCTGTTTGAACAGCAGCGCGGCAGCATCCTCGACATGTTCAACATGTTCTCGGGGGGTGCGCTGGAGCGCCTGAGCGTGTTTGCCTTGGGCATCATGCCGTACATCTCCGCATCGATCATCGTGCAGCTGTTGACCAAGGTGTCGCCCTATCTGGAGCAGCTGAACAAGGAAGGTGCGGCAGGCCGGCGCAAGATTACGCAGTATACCCGCATCGGCACGCTGGCACTGGCCACATTCCAGGGTATCGGTGTGGCGATTATGTTGGAAGGGCAGACCGCCGGAAACCTGCCGCTGGTGGTCGAGCCAGGGCTGGCCTTCCGTCTGGTGACGGTGGTTACGCTGGTGACCGGTACCATGTTCCTGATGTGGCTGGGTGAGCAAGTGACCGAGCGCGGTATCGGCAATGGCATCTCAATGATCATCTTCGCCGGTATCGTCGCCGGGTTGCCGTCCGCCATCGGTGGCACGTTGGAGCTGGCGCGTACCGGCGAGTTGAATGCAGTGCTGATTCTGGTGCTGTTCGCCGGCGCTCTCGCCGTCACTGCCTTTGTGGTGTTTGTGGAGCGTGGACAGCGCCGCATTACGGTGAACTATGCCAAACGACAGATGGGGCGCAAGATGTACGCCGGCCAGACCAGCCATCTGCCGTTGAAGGTGAATATGGCCGGTGTCATCCCACCCATCTTTGCCTCCAGTATCATTCTCTTCCCGGCGACGCTGGGTGGGATGTTCGGTAGTGCCGAAGGCATGGGATGGTTGTCGGATCTGGCGTCTACCCTGTCGCCGGGACAGCCGCTGTATGTCGGTCTGTATGCCGCTGCGATAGTGTTTTTCTGCTTCTTCTATACCGCCTTGATGTTCGATCCGAAGGACACGGCGGAGAACCTGAAGAAGTCCGGCGCGTTTGTCCCCGGGATCCGACCCGGTGAGCAGACCGCTCGTTATATCGACGGTATTCTGAGCAAACTGACCCTGGCCGGAGCCATTTACATCACCCTGGTCTGTCTGTTGCCGGAGTTCCTGATTTTGTATTGGAATGTGCCGTTCTATTTCGGCGGCACCTCATTGCTCATCATCGTGGTGGTGACCATGGACTTCATGGCGCAGGTACAGGCGCATTTGATGTCCCATCAGTACGAAGGGCTGATGAGAAAGGCAAATCTCAAGGGCCATGGCGGTGCGGGATTCCCCCGTTAG
- the rpmJ gene encoding 50S ribosomal protein L36, with translation MKVQASVKKVCRNCKIVRRKGVVRVICSTDARHKQRQG, from the coding sequence ATGAAGGTTCAGGCATCTGTCAAGAAGGTGTGCCGTAACTGCAAGATTGTCCGCCGTAAAGGTGTGGTACGGGTGATCTGCTCCACCGACGCCCGCCACAAGCAGCGTCAGGGTTAA
- the rpsM gene encoding 30S ribosomal protein S13 — MARIAGINIPVQKHTVIALTAIYGIGRTRAQKICAAAGVRPETKVKDLSEAEVEGLRAEVAKFTVEGDLRREISMNIKRLMDLGCYRGLRHRRGLPVRGQRTRTNARTRKGPRRAIKK, encoded by the coding sequence ATGGCCCGTATTGCAGGCATTAACATCCCGGTGCAGAAGCACACCGTGATCGCGCTGACCGCGATCTATGGTATCGGCCGCACCCGTGCCCAGAAGATTTGTGCCGCCGCTGGTGTTCGTCCCGAGACCAAGGTCAAGGACCTGAGCGAGGCGGAGGTGGAAGGTCTGCGCGCCGAGGTGGCCAAGTTCACCGTCGAAGGCGACCTGCGTCGTGAAATCTCGATGAATATCAAGCGGTTGATGGACTTGGGCTGCTACCGCGGCCTGCGTCATCGTCGCGGTTTGCCGGTGCGCGGTCAGCGTACCCGTACCAATGCGCGTACCCGCAAGGGCCCGCGTCGCGCTATCAAGAAGTAA
- the rpsK gene encoding 30S ribosomal protein S11 produces MAKAAAASRTRKKVKKNVVDGIAHIHASFNNTIVTITDRQGNALCWATSGGSGFRGSRKSTPFAAQVAAENCGAKALEFGMKNLEVRVQGPGPGRESAVRALNAKGFKILSISDVTPIPHNGCRPPKKRRV; encoded by the coding sequence ATGGCAAAAGCAGCAGCGGCTTCCCGCACTCGCAAAAAGGTAAAGAAGAACGTCGTGGACGGCATCGCCCACATCCACGCGTCCTTTAACAACACCATCGTTACCATTACCGACCGTCAGGGCAACGCCCTGTGCTGGGCGACTTCAGGTGGTTCGGGCTTCCGTGGCTCGCGCAAGAGCACACCATTCGCGGCCCAGGTGGCTGCCGAGAACTGTGGTGCCAAGGCGCTGGAGTTCGGTATGAAGAACCTGGAAGTGCGCGTGCAGGGCCCCGGTCCCGGCCGTGAATCTGCGGTGCGTGCGCTGAACGCCAAGGGTTTCAAGATTCTAAGCATTTCCGACGTGACGCCGATTCCGCACAACGGCTGCCGTCCGCCCAAGAAGCGTCGCGTGTAA
- the rpsD gene encoding 30S ribosomal protein S4, with protein sequence MARYIGSKCRQCRREGEKLFLKGEKCFGSKCAIENRPFPPGQHGQRRARLSDYARQLREKQKMRRVYGVLERQFRSYYAEADRGKGNTGESLLQLLESRLDNVVYRMGFGVSRSEARQLVRHNGVTINGNKVNIPGYMVKPGDVVAVAPRAKDQLRVKAAVELAQQRGFPEWIEVDVNKLQGTFKAKPERSELPAEIQEQLVVELYSK encoded by the coding sequence GTGGCTAGGTATATCGGTTCCAAGTGTCGCCAGTGCCGCCGCGAAGGCGAGAAACTGTTCCTCAAGGGCGAGAAGTGCTTCGGCAGCAAGTGCGCGATTGAAAATCGCCCCTTCCCCCCCGGTCAGCACGGCCAGCGTCGCGCCCGTCTGTCCGACTACGCACGTCAGCTGCGTGAAAAGCAGAAGATGCGTCGTGTCTATGGTGTGCTGGAGCGTCAGTTCCGCAGCTACTATGCCGAGGCCGATCGCGGCAAGGGCAACACCGGTGAAAGCCTGCTGCAACTGTTGGAGTCCCGTCTGGACAATGTCGTGTACCGCATGGGTTTCGGCGTGTCTCGCTCCGAGGCGCGCCAGCTGGTGCGCCACAACGGTGTGACCATCAACGGCAACAAGGTGAATATTCCGGGTTACATGGTCAAGCCGGGTGACGTCGTCGCCGTTGCCCCACGTGCCAAGGATCAGCTGCGGGTCAAGGCGGCGGTCGAGCTGGCGCAGCAGCGCGGTTTTCCGGAGTGGATCGAGGTGGACGTGAACAAGCTGCAGGGTACCTTCAAGGCCAAGCCCGAGCGCAGCGAGTTGCCCGCCGAGATTCAGGAACAGCTGGTGGTCGAACTCTACTCCAAGTAA